The DNA sequence GCTCGGAGCCTATGCCGTGGCGGGCCTGCTCGCCGTGGTGTCCCTGTCGATCCGCAGCACCGGCATGGCCGCGCCGAACTGGCATTTCGACCTCTCCGACCGGCTGGCCACCACACTGGCGCAGTTCCTCGACGACCCGCGGTGGATCGCCATGCTCGCGGCGATGCTCACCGTCTCCGGCCCTTGGCTGCCGGCCCGCTGGCGACGCTGGTGGTGGGCACTGCTGCTGGCGTTCGTACCAATCCACCTGGTGGTCAGCGCGATCGTGCCGGCCCGCTCGCTGCTCGGACTGGCCGTCGGATGGTTCGTCGGAGCCTTGGTGATCCTGATCGTCGGGACCCCCGCGCTGGAGGTGCCGTTGGACGGTACCGTCCGCGCCCTGGCCCGTCGCGGTCACACCGTCTCCGAACTCGCCGTCATCCGCCCGGCCGGGCCCGGCCCGCTGGTGCTGTCCACCGTCGGCGACCACCCGGCGATCATCGAGCTGTACGGACCCAACCAGCGCAGCGGGGGTGCGCTGCGACAGCTCTGGCGCAAATTCCGGCTACGCACCACCGAGACCGCGCCACTGCACGCCTCGCTGCACCGCGCGGTGGAGCATCGCGCACTGATGGCGATCTCCATCGCCGATGCCGGGTTCGCCAACACCAACACCGTCGCGGTCGCCTCCCTGGACCGGGGCTGGACGCTATACGCCCACACCCCGCCCCGCGGCACTCCGATCGCCAACTGCACCGCCACCACGCCGGTGGCCCAGCCCTGGGAATCGCTGCGGCGCCTGCACGATCAGCAGATCTCGCACGGCGACCTGCGCAGCAAGGAGATGACCGTCAACGACGGCCAGGTGCTGTTCGGCGGCTTCGGCAACGCCGAATACGGTGCCACCGACACCCAGCTGCAATCCGATATCGCCCAGTTGCTGGTGACCACCTCATCGCTGTACGACGCGGCCGCAGCGGTGGAGGCGGCGATCGAGTACTTCGGCCGCACCGCGGTGTTGGCCGCCTCGCGACGCCTCACCAAATCCGCCGTGCCCGCGCGGCTTCGCAATGCCGTCCCCGACTTGGGCACCGTGATCGCCGCGGCCCGCGAGGAGGTCAAGCGTCAGACCAACACCGATCAGATCCAGACCAAGACCATCACCCGGTTCACCCGCAGCCAGCTGATCCAGCTGGTCCTGCTCGTTGCCCTGGTGTATGTGGCCTACCCCTTCATCAGCCAGGTGCCCACCTTCTTCTCCCAACTGCGGCAAGCGAACTGGTGGTGGGCGCTGGTCGGGCTGATCGTCTCGTCGCTGACCTATGTCGGCGCGGCGGGTGCCCTGTGGGCATGCGCCAACGGTTTGGTCAGCTTTCGCAATCTGGCGATCATGCAGGTGGCCAACACCTTTGCGGCCACCACCACCCCGGCCGGGGTCGGCGGACTGGCCCTGAGCACCCGATTCCTGCAGAAGGGCGGCCTGAGCACCTTGCGTGCGACCGCCGCGGTCGCACTTCAGCAATCGGTGCAGGTGATCGTGCACGTGATCCTGCTGGTCATCTTCACCACCGCCGCGGGCGCCTCAACTGACCTGTCCCACTTCGTGCCCGGTGCCACCATGCTGTACCTGATCGCCGGTGTGGCCCTCGGCTTGGCCGGCATTGTGCTGCTGGTGCCCAATCTGCGCCGGTGGTTGACCACGGCACTGCGGCCACGGCTCAAGGAAGTCACCGGAGACCTGGTGGAGCTGGCCCGCGAGCCCAAGCGGCTGGCGTTGATCGTGCTAGGCGCGGCCGGCACCACGTTGGGTGCGGCGCTGGCATTGTGGGCCAGCGTGGAGGCCTTTGGCGGCAACACGTCATTCGTCACCGTCACGGTGGTGACGATGGTGGGCGGCACCCTGGCCTCCGCGGCCCCGACGCCCGGAGGAGTGGGCGCCGTGGAGGCCGCCCTGATCGGTGGGCTGGCCGCGTTCGGTGTGCCCGCTGCGCTCGCGGTCCCGTCAGTGCTGCTCTATCGGGTACTGACCTGCTGGCTGCCGGTGTTCATCGGCTGGCCGGTGATGCGATGGCTGACCGAGAACGAAATGATCTGAGCCGATGCGGGTCGCGATCAGCGGTGCAGGAGTGGCCGGGACGGCGCTCGCGTACTGGCTGCACCGCACCGGCCATAACCCGACCGTGATCGAGCGCGCGCCGGCCTTTCGCTCCGGCGGCTACATGATCGACTTCTGGGGCGTCGGCTACACCGTGGCGAAGCGGATGGGCCTAGAGGCGCAGATCCTGGACAAGGGCTACCAGATCGATTCCGTCGGCGCCGACGGCCGTACCCGTGCCATGTTGGACGCCAACGTCTTTGGGCACCTGCTCGGCGACGACTTCACCAGCCTGCCACGCGGCGATCTGGCCGCCACCATTCACGCCACCATCGCCGAGCAGGTCGAGATGATCTACGGCGACAGCATCACCGCCGTCGACCAAGACGACAACTGTGTGCGCCTTACCTTCGGCCACGCCGGGCCCCGCGAATTCGACCTGGTGATCGGCGCCGACGGGCTGCATTCCAACGTGCGCCGATTGGTGTTCGGTCCGGACGCCGATTTCGAGCACTACCTCGGCTGCAAGGTAGCCGCCGCCGTCGTCGAGGGTTACCGGCCCCGTGACGAACTGGCTTACGTGACGTACGCCGTACCCGACCGGCAGGTGTCACGCGTGGCGCTGCGCGACGACCGCACCTTAGCCCTGTTCGTGTTCCGCGATGCGTCACCCGAGATTTCGGATCCGAAGGTCCAGTTGCACAACCGGTTCGCCGATGCCGGCTGGGAGTGCCCGCAGCTGCTGGCCGCCCTCGATGCCGTCGACCCGGGAGATCTGTACTTCGACGTGGTCAGCCAGGTTCGGATGAACCATTGGTCGCGGGGACGAGTGTTGTTGATCGGCGACGCCGCCGGGTGCATCTCGCTGCTCGGCGGTGAGGGCACCGGCCTGGCGATCACCGAGGCCTATGTGCTCGCCGGGGAGCTGCACCGCGCCCGTGGCGATCACCGGCGCGCGTTCGATACCTACGAAACGCGACTGCGCCCGTTGATCGAGGCCAAACAGTCCAACGCCACACGGCTGCTCGGATTCTTCGCCACCCGAACGCGTTTCGGTCTGTGGTTTCGCGACCTCGCGCTGCGGGCGATGAACCTGCGGATGCTGACACACCTGTTCGCCGGCGCAGTGCGCGATGACTTCGACCTGCCCGATTACGGGATCTGAGGCTATCCCGCCCCCGCCGCCGCATACACCCGGCTCACTTCCGGATCGGGATAGCCGGCGTCGGTGACCGCGGCCCGCACCGCGTCGCCCACCTTCAACGTGAGCTTGGCGGGCACCAGCGCGATCACACAGCCGCCGAACCCGCCTCCAGTCATCCGGGCGCCGAGCGCTCCGGCGGCCACCGCACTGTCGGCGATCAGGTCGATGTGCTCGGTGGTGATCTCGAAGTCGTCGCGCATCGAGGAGTGCGACGCGTTGAACAGCGCTCCGGCAGCGGCGAAGTCCAACTCGGCGCACGCCGCAACGAAATCCAGCACTCGCTCGTTCTCGGTCAGCACGTGTCGAGCTCGCCGGCCATCGACCGGGTCGGCAACCGCATCCAGCGCCGCAATACCGCGGTGCTGGACCTCGCGTAGCGATGCCACCCCCAATGCGGCGGCGGCCCGCTCACACGATGCCCTCCGGGCGGCGTATTCACTGTCGACGTGGCCGTGCCGCTGACCGGAGTCGAGCAGCAGCAGGGTCACTCCGGAGGCGTCCGGGTCGAACGGCACCGGGTGCACCGCGACGTCGCGGAAGTCGATCAGCAGCGCGCTGGACACCTCCCCGAAGAGCGACGACAGCTGATCCAGTAGCCCCGTTGGCGCTCCGACATAGTCGTTTTCGGCACGCTGGCCGATCCGGGCCTGCTCGATCCGATCGATATTCAGACCGGCCGCCGTTGCCAAGGCGCCGAGCACCGCGCATTCCAGCGCCGCCGAGGACGATAGGCCCGAGCCGATCGGTACGTCGCTGCGAATCTCCATGGTGCCGCCGGAGACCGCAAATCCACTGTCGCGCAGCGCCCAGATCACCCCGGCGGCGTACGCACCCCAGCCGGTGGTCTGCCCGGGCGTGGTGCTCAGCGGGATGCTCACCGGCGCGTCGGCACGGTCGCTGAGCACGGTGAGCGTGTCGGTCTCGGCTGGGGTGAAGGTGACGCTGGTGCGTTGCGGCAACGCGATCGGCAGCGCGAAACCACCGTTGTAGTCGGTGTGTTCGCCGATCAGGTTGACCCGGCCCGGCGCGGAGTAGGTGATCACAGCTCACGCAGCCTAGCCGCCACAGACTCCGGGGTGACATCGGCGATGAACGCGTCCATCGCAGATTCCGAGGCCGCCAGATACTTCAGCTTGGTGGCGCTGCGTTTGATCGACATCAGCTCGACGTGAAAATAGCCGTCGGCCTGCGCGCCGTCGCTGCGGTACTGGTGCAGCGCGGCCATATAGGGCAGCGGAGCATCGTAGATACGGTCGAAGCGACCCAACAGGTTTCGGTAGACGCCTCCGAAGTCGTCGAGCTCGTCGCCGGTCAGGTCGGTCAGGTTGTGCACCCGCCGATTCGGATAAAGGTGCACCTCCACTGGCCAGCGTGCGGCGAACGGCACGAACGCGGTGAAGTGGTCGGTCTGCGCCACGATCCGAGTGCCCTCGGCACGCTCGGCCGCCAGCAGATCGGCGAACAGATTGGTGCCGTACGTATCTCGATGCGCACGCGCTTGATCCAGCATCGCGGCGGTGCGCGGGGTCAGATAGGGGTAGCCGTAGATCTGGCCGTGCGGGTGAGCCAGTGTCACCCCGATCTCCTCGCCGCGGTTTTCGAAGCAGAACACCTGCTCGACGCCCGGGCGGGCCAGCAGATCGGCGGTGCGATGTCGCCATGCCTGCACCACCAGCCGGGCGTGTGCGGCCGGCAGGTCAGCGAACGAACCGGTGTGGTCGGCCGAGAAGCAGATCACCTCGCATCTGCCGTTGCCCGGTGCGGAGACGAATGATTTCGGCGCGGTTTCTCCCGCTGAGCGGTCATAATCGCGCCGAAATCCCGCCAGACTCGGGAACCGGTTCTCGAAGACCACGACGTCGTAGTCGGCCGCCGGCACCTCGCTGGTCTCACCGCTCGGTCCCGGGCACAGCGGGCAGGCCTCGACGGGGGGCTTGTAGGTGCGGTCCTGGCGTTGCGCGGCGATGATCACCCACTGGCCGGTGGTGCGGTCGAAGCGCAACTGCGACGGCTCGGGGTCACGCGGCGACAGTGGCCGGCGATCGGGCACCGGGGCGGGCGTGTGGCCGGGCAGGGCGAAGAACAGTAGGTCGCGGCCGTCGGCAAGCGTCCAGCGAAGCGGGGCGCTCACGCGACCAGCCGCGGATGCAGCCGCTGCGGGGCGATCTCGACGCCGGCCGCCAGGTCGTCGGCCAAATGCGCGGCGAAGCCCAGCAATCCGGCGAGATCGATCCCGAACGGGGCCGGGGGCCGCACCGACGCCAGATGCTCGGCGCCGCGGCGCAACAAGCTGACCGCGCCAGCGACGTTGCCACGCTGAACGTGGGTGACTCCGACGGCAAGCTGTGCCAAGCCCTGCCACAGTTCACGCTCAGTGGGGGGCCGATGCTTCCAAGCGGCTTCCAGCACCTCGTGGGCGTTGAACGCCAGCCCATCGTCCAGCAACAGCTGCGCGTAGGCGAGCATCTGGGCCGGCGGCAGATCGAGGTCGTCGGGAACACCTTCGACCCCGCCCTGGCTGCCGCGGGGCAGCGGGCGGCCCAGCCGATCACGCGGGCGGGCATTACGGGGGCGGCCCGAATCGTCGCGGTCGCGGGTTGTCACCTGTCCATCATGGCAAGCCGGTCAGGCGGGCTTGGCAGCAATCACCTCGATAGCGGCCATGTTGTCGCGGTGGCGACGGAACGTCGCACGCATATTGAGCACCCGGGCCCGCGCATCGGAATCACGCAGCACGTTGAACACGAACCGCAGCGCCCCGAACAGACCCTCGTCGGCGATCAACCGATGCGGCTCCAACAGCGCCATCGGTGCGTAGGAGATCTTCTCCACGGTGAAGCCGGCGTCGGTGAGCAACTCGGTCCACTCCGCGGCGGTCAGCGGGCGGGCGTTGACCTTGATGGAGCGGGCCAGCGCGGTGCGGACTTCATCTTTTACGGCCTCGGGTACGTCGATGGGCTGCAGGACCATCTCGTGAATGGCGTAGCGGCCGCCCGGGCGCAGCACTCGGAAGACCTCCCCCATGATCTCGGCCTTGTGGGCGTTGGTCTGCATGGTCAACATCGCTTCGCCGATGACGACGTCGGCGCTGTCGCCCTCCAGGCCGGTCTTCGACGCTTCGCCGGTGACCACCCGGCCCCGTTCGCCGATCACCGAGCGGACCACGCCGGCGGCGTTCTCATCGGCCTCGACGCCGATGTAGGTAGCGGGGCCGTTCTGCAGGATCTCTTTCGCGGTGCGACCCATGCCGGGCGCGAGTTCCACCACGTCGGCGCCGGCCAGCTGCGCATCGGCCAGCATCCGGTGGGTCAGTCCGAGCCCGCCGGGCCGCAGCACGCGTTTGCCGAGACGGGCGAACAGCCAGTGGCCGGGCAGATCAGCGGTCTTGCGGTCGGGCATCGGCAGGCTCATGCAACGAAGGTTAGCCTTACCAGCCTTGAGTCCGCCAGGGGACTTTAGACCCCTTTTTCTCCTTTAAATAGCGGGATGGTCTGTCGTTTCAGACCACCTGGCGGCCGGCCAGGAAGGTGGCGCGTACTTCAAGATCGGCGATCTCTTCCGGGGCGACGGTGCGGGGGTCGGCCGACAACACCACCAGGTCGGCATACTTGCCCACCTCAAGGGATCCGGTCACGTCGTCGGCAAACAGCTGCCAGGCTGCATCGAGGGTTTGCGCCCTGATCGCCTGCTCGACAGTGAGCCGCTCGTCGGGCGCCAGGACCCGCCCGCTGGGCGCGCGCCGCGTGGCGGCGACACTGATGTTGCGCAACGGCTCTTCGGGGGTGACCGGCGCGTCATTGTGCAGTGAGATGCGCATACCCGTCGCGACGGCGGATGCCGCCGGCATCCACCGCGAACCGTGTTCCTCCCCGAACAGTCCGTCGACCAGAACATCACCCCAGTAGTGCAGGTGGTCGACGAACAGGCTGCAGGTCACGCCCAGCGCGGCGGCGCGGCGCAGTTGCTCGGGGCGGATGGCGCCGACGTGTTCGAGGCGCAACCGGTGATCGGGCCGCGGGTGCCGACGCAGCACGTCCTCGTAGACGTCCAGGATGGTGTCGACCCCGTTGTCGCCGTGCACATGGCAGGCCATCTGCCAGCCGCGGGGGAAGTACGCCTCGACGATGCGGGTCAGTTGTTCGCCGGTGTAGTTGGCATGCCCGCACGATCCGGGTTCGACGCCGATGGTGCGGGTGGCGTCGGTGTCCAGATACGGGAACGACAGGTCAATGTTGCCGATCCACGGTGAGCCGTCCACCCAGATCTTGATACCGATCTGGCGCGCCATGTCGTCGCCGTCCCCCGGCGAAGCATCGGTGTGCAACGCCGGGTTGGAGATCTCGTAGGTGCGCAGGCGCACGGTCAGTTCGTCGTGCAGTTCTTGGACCAGCGGCCGAAACTGCGGCGAGAACGCCATCTCCGAAATTGTTGTCAGCCCGGCCCGGTTGAGCCGCGCGCATTCGGCGCGCAGCATCGCCGGGGCGTCGCCGGGCAACATCGCCTTGCCCAGCAGTGGAATGAGTGCGGCGGTTTCCTCCGCGGTGCCATCCAGTTCACCGGCGGCATCGCGGCCGTATTTCGCACCGATCGGGTCGGGGGTGTCGCGGCTCAACCCGCCCTGCCGGGCTGCCGCATTGTTGAAGTAAGCCTTGTGGCCCGAGTTGTGCACGATCACCAGCGGGTGGTCCGGGGCGACGCTGTCCAGCCAGGCCAACGTCGGTTCGGGCAGCCCCGGCTGCAACAACTGGTCCCAGCCGACCGCGTATGCCCCCTCGGCGCCGCGAGCGGCGACCTCGTTGCGGACCAGATCCACCACGGCGTCGGCGTCGGTCAGGGTGACCGGCCGGATATCGACCATCCGGCCGGACAGCACGACGGACTCCATCAGCGGATGTCCGTGGGCCTCGACGAAGCCGGGCAATACGCAGCCGTCGCCGATGTCGAGCACCCGGGTTTCAGGGCCGATGAACGCGTCGATGTCCGTGCGGTCGCCGACCGCGACGATGCGTCCATCGGTGACCGCCAGCGCCTCGGCGGTCGGTTGCGCGTCGTTGACCGTGAGTATCGTGCCGGTGACAACGAGATCCGCTGCGGGCATTCCGGGCTCCTTCTCGGCAGGCTTCGCCGGAGTGTAAGTGGAATAGCGAAGCGTCCACCGCTGTTCGAGCCGGTATGCCCAAACCCTTTACCGAGACCGAGCGTGAGCAGTTTCTCGCCGACAAGCACGTCGCCGTCTTATCCGTCGCCGCCACCGATGGCCGCCCGCCGGCCAGCGTCCCGATTTGGTACGACTACACCCCCGGCGGCGACATCCTGGTCAATACCGGCGCCGGCCGGCGGAAGGCCAAGCTGATCGAACAGGCCGGTGTGGTGACGCTGGTGGTACAGCGCGAAGAACTGCCCTACCAGTACGTGGTCGTCGAAGGCACCGTGGTCAATGCGGCCACGCCGGCCCCGCTGCCGCAGCGCGAGGCCATCGCGATCCGCTACCTGGGCCAGGAAGGCGGCCGGGCGTTCGCCGCCAACATGGACGGCGCATCCAGCGTCCTGTTCACCATCCGGCCGGACCGCTGGCTGACTGCCGACTTCTCCGGCGACCTGTAGGCGGTTGGCTTTTGGCGCCTGATGACGAAGGCTCGTTGTGATGCTGCCCGTGCTGGACCTGTCTGACGCCGATACCGATCCCGCGGCGTTTCGCCTGGCCCTGCGGGAGGCCACGCACACTTGCGGCTTCTTCTATCTCATCGGCCATGGCATACCCGATGAGCAGATCGCCAAGATCCTCGCTCTGGCCCGGCAGTTCTTCAAGCTGCCCGAGACGGAGAAGAACCAGATCAGCCAGTTGAAAAGCCCGCATTTCCGGGGTTATTCACGTCTGGGCGGCGAGCTGACGAACGGGCACGTGGACTGGCGAGAGCAGATCGACATCGGACCTGAACGCCCAGCGTTGCCCGAAGCGGAGGGTTACTGGCACCTGCAGGGCCCGAACCTCTGGCCGGCGCGACCCGCATCCTTCCGCTCAGTGTTCGAAGCGTGGGACCGATCCCTGTCTTCGGCGGGCCTGCAACTGCTCCGGCACTGGGCGGCGTCATTGGGAGCCGCCGAGGATCTGTTCGACGACGCATTCGCCGCATCGCCGGCGACACTGATCAAGGTCATTCGCTACCCGGCAAGCCCTGCGGACGGCCAAGGCGTCGGCGCCCACAAGGATTCGGGCGTCTTGACCCTGCTGCTCGTCGAGCCGGATTCCGAAGGACTTCAAGTGGAGAGCTCACCCGGCGAGTGGGTCGACGTTCCCCCGCGGGCCGGTGCGTTCATCGTCAACATCGGCGAACTGCTCGAAGTCGCGACCGACGGCTACCTGCGGGCCACGCGTCACCGAGTGCGCTCGCCGCAACCCGGCACCGACCGGATATCTGTTCCGTACTTTCTCAACCCGGCGCTGGATGCCACCGTTCCGCGCATCACCTTGCCCGCCGAGCTGGCTGTCCTGGCCCGGGGCGTCGAGACCGATCCGGACAACCCCATCTTCAACACCTATGGCGAGAACGCGTGGAAGTCCCGCACCCGGGCTCACCCCGACGTCGCCGAACTGCATCACGGGATCACGCCGACCAGTTCGCAACGATCGGCGTACTGAAAGCTGGCCTTGCCCGCATGCGCGCTCAGCCTGGAAAGACGTCAGGGCCCCCAAATAACGGGGGCCTGACCAGTGTGTGGCAGGTACAGGATCCGAACCTGTGTCGGCTTCGCCGACGTATTTACAGTCCGCTAAATGGTGTTTCTGGCTAACTCATGCTGTCGCACAAAACTGGAATGACCTGCGCAAACCGTCTCACTGCGTCACACGGCAAATCGTCTCGTATCGCACGAGTTGTGACAACTCCGTGACAACTTTCGACGTGCCGCAGCCTGGGTGCCCGGACGAGATCATGCGGTGGACGATTTTCCAGGGAACCGTCCCAGTGGCGAGCCACGGCCGGTTATGGTGCTAGACCGTGACCAATCAGCCCGGCTGGCGCGCCGACCCCGACGGCGCCCCGATGCTCCGTTTCCACGACGGCTATGAGTGGACGGCGCACACCGCGCCACTGCCGCCGCCAGGCCAGCAGTCGCCGGCCCCGCAGTCGGATGGCCGTATCACCATCCACTACGGGTTCGCGGTCGTCGCAGTCTTCTCTTTGATGGTCACCCTGTTGTTCGGCATCCCGGCGTTCACCTCCGAGGATGGAAGCGGGATCGGTGTCGGCCTGGGTGTCTTTTGGGTGATATGGGGCGGCATGTGGACGCTGATCTGGACGGCGTTCGCGATCCATCACACCATCCGCAGCAAGCGGTAGCCGATGGGTGATCCACGGACCCGGCAACGTCCGTCGAACCGACGCAGTCGGCGCCGGTCGCGGAGATGGCGTACAGCGCTGAGCCGGCCGAGCTGGACGCCGGCGAGCAGTCGGCGTCGTGGTGGCGGCCCGCCGTGCTGGCCGCGGGCATCCTGGCGGCCGCCGGTGCGCTGGCCGGGGGCATCTACTTCGTGGGCCAGCCAGTGGCACCGACGGCGGGCGTCGGGACAACCAGTGCATCAGTTGCAGCCCCACCGCCTGCACCCAGCACGGTGACGGTGACCGCCGAGGCGCCGGCGCCACCGGTGATCACCGCGATGCCGGCCCCGCCGCCGGTGACCACCGTCGCCGAGGCTAAGCCGCCAGTTCCGCCGGAACCACTGCCGCCTGATGCCCTATTCACCCAGATGCTCGCCCGCGATGGCGTCGGAAACAGTCACCCCAGTGGGGCCATCGCCACCGCCAAAAATTTCTGCCAAAGCATGGCCGAGGGATGGACCGCCAACGATCTGGTCCTGGACATGAACAGGGCTGGGATGCCGTACCGCGAAGCCGTGGCATTCGTGCACGATGCCCGTGCCGTCTACTGCCCCAGTCTCGGCGGATAGCGCCCTGAACGACGAATAGCGCCCCCGACCATAACGGTC is a window from the Mycobacterium sp. SVM_VP21 genome containing:
- a CDS encoding DUF309 domain-containing protein, coding for MTTRDRDDSGRPRNARPRDRLGRPLPRGSQGGVEGVPDDLDLPPAQMLAYAQLLLDDGLAFNAHEVLEAAWKHRPPTERELWQGLAQLAVGVTHVQRGNVAGAVSLLRRGAEHLASVRPPAPFGIDLAGLLGFAAHLADDLAAGVEIAPQRLHPRLVA
- a CDS encoding pyridoxamine 5'-phosphate oxidase family protein, with the protein product MPKPFTETEREQFLADKHVAVLSVAATDGRPPASVPIWYDYTPGGDILVNTGAGRRKAKLIEQAGVVTLVVQREELPYQYVVVEGTVVNAATPAPLPQREAIAIRYLGQEGGRAFAANMDGASSVLFTIRPDRWLTADFSGDL
- a CDS encoding DUF732 domain-containing protein codes for the protein MAYSAEPAELDAGEQSASWWRPAVLAAGILAAAGALAGGIYFVGQPVAPTAGVGTTSASVAAPPPAPSTVTVTAEAPAPPVITAMPAPPPVTTVAEAKPPVPPEPLPPDALFTQMLARDGVGNSHPSGAIATAKNFCQSMAEGWTANDLVLDMNRAGMPYREAVAFVHDARAVYCPSLGG
- the galT gene encoding galactose-1-phosphate uridylyltransferase — translated: MSAPLRWTLADGRDLLFFALPGHTPAPVPDRRPLSPRDPEPSQLRFDRTTGQWVIIAAQRQDRTYKPPVEACPLCPGPSGETSEVPAADYDVVVFENRFPSLAGFRRDYDRSAGETAPKSFVSAPGNGRCEVICFSADHTGSFADLPAAHARLVVQAWRHRTADLLARPGVEQVFCFENRGEEIGVTLAHPHGQIYGYPYLTPRTAAMLDQARAHRDTYGTNLFADLLAAERAEGTRIVAQTDHFTAFVPFAARWPVEVHLYPNRRVHNLTDLTGDELDDFGGVYRNLLGRFDRIYDAPLPYMAALHQYRSDGAQADGYFHVELMSIKRSATKLKYLAASESAMDAFIADVTPESVAARLREL
- a CDS encoding DUF2510 domain-containing protein, giving the protein MTNQPGWRADPDGAPMLRFHDGYEWTAHTAPLPPPGQQSPAPQSDGRITIHYGFAVVAVFSLMVTLLFGIPAFTSEDGSGIGVGLGVFWVIWGGMWTLIWTAFAIHHTIRSKR
- a CDS encoding isopenicillin N synthase family oxygenase, encoding MLPVLDLSDADTDPAAFRLALREATHTCGFFYLIGHGIPDEQIAKILALARQFFKLPETEKNQISQLKSPHFRGYSRLGGELTNGHVDWREQIDIGPERPALPEAEGYWHLQGPNLWPARPASFRSVFEAWDRSLSSAGLQLLRHWAASLGAAEDLFDDAFAASPATLIKVIRYPASPADGQGVGAHKDSGVLTLLLVEPDSEGLQVESSPGEWVDVPPRAGAFIVNIGELLEVATDGYLRATRHRVRSPQPGTDRISVPYFLNPALDATVPRITLPAELAVLARGVETDPDNPIFNTYGENAWKSRTRAHPDVAELHHGITPTSSQRSAY
- a CDS encoding flippase-like domain-containing protein yields the protein MRVEGRDVAVTGNLLQPLTRRTNDILRLVLAALFLATVITSSLVTRYEWVSLERSVSQIVGVLSPVHANLVYLAYGIAILVLPFAILIGLVVSQQWKLLGAYAVAGLLAVVSLSIRSTGMAAPNWHFDLSDRLATTLAQFLDDPRWIAMLAAMLTVSGPWLPARWRRWWWALLLAFVPIHLVVSAIVPARSLLGLAVGWFVGALVILIVGTPALEVPLDGTVRALARRGHTVSELAVIRPAGPGPLVLSTVGDHPAIIELYGPNQRSGGALRQLWRKFRLRTTETAPLHASLHRAVEHRALMAISIADAGFANTNTVAVASLDRGWTLYAHTPPRGTPIANCTATTPVAQPWESLRRLHDQQISHGDLRSKEMTVNDGQVLFGGFGNAEYGATDTQLQSDIAQLLVTTSSLYDAAAAVEAAIEYFGRTAVLAASRRLTKSAVPARLRNAVPDLGTVIAAAREEVKRQTNTDQIQTKTITRFTRSQLIQLVLLVALVYVAYPFISQVPTFFSQLRQANWWWALVGLIVSSLTYVGAAGALWACANGLVSFRNLAIMQVANTFAATTTPAGVGGLALSTRFLQKGGLSTLRATAAVALQQSVQVIVHVILLVIFTTAAGASTDLSHFVPGATMLYLIAGVALGLAGIVLLVPNLRRWLTTALRPRLKEVTGDLVELAREPKRLALIVLGAAGTTLGAALALWASVEAFGGNTSFVTVTVVTMVGGTLASAAPTPGGVGAVEAALIGGLAAFGVPAALAVPSVLLYRVLTCWLPVFIGWPVMRWLTENEMI
- a CDS encoding amidohydrolase; the encoded protein is MPAADLVVTGTILTVNDAQPTAEALAVTDGRIVAVGDRTDIDAFIGPETRVLDIGDGCVLPGFVEAHGHPLMESVVLSGRMVDIRPVTLTDADAVVDLVRNEVAARGAEGAYAVGWDQLLQPGLPEPTLAWLDSVAPDHPLVIVHNSGHKAYFNNAAARQGGLSRDTPDPIGAKYGRDAAGELDGTAEETAALIPLLGKAMLPGDAPAMLRAECARLNRAGLTTISEMAFSPQFRPLVQELHDELTVRLRTYEISNPALHTDASPGDGDDMARQIGIKIWVDGSPWIGNIDLSFPYLDTDATRTIGVEPGSCGHANYTGEQLTRIVEAYFPRGWQMACHVHGDNGVDTILDVYEDVLRRHPRPDHRLRLEHVGAIRPEQLRRAAALGVTCSLFVDHLHYWGDVLVDGLFGEEHGSRWMPAASAVATGMRISLHNDAPVTPEEPLRNISVAATRRAPSGRVLAPDERLTVEQAIRAQTLDAAWQLFADDVTGSLEVGKYADLVVLSADPRTVAPEEIADLEVRATFLAGRQVV
- a CDS encoding FAD-binding domain, whose protein sequence is MRVAISGAGVAGTALAYWLHRTGHNPTVIERAPAFRSGGYMIDFWGVGYTVAKRMGLEAQILDKGYQIDSVGADGRTRAMLDANVFGHLLGDDFTSLPRGDLAATIHATIAEQVEMIYGDSITAVDQDDNCVRLTFGHAGPREFDLVIGADGLHSNVRRLVFGPDADFEHYLGCKVAAAVVEGYRPRDELAYVTYAVPDRQVSRVALRDDRTLALFVFRDASPEISDPKVQLHNRFADAGWECPQLLAALDAVDPGDLYFDVVSQVRMNHWSRGRVLLIGDAAGCISLLGGEGTGLAITEAYVLAGELHRARGDHRRAFDTYETRLRPLIEAKQSNATRLLGFFATRTRFGLWFRDLALRAMNLRMLTHLFAGAVRDDFDLPDYGI
- a CDS encoding methyltransferase domain-containing protein translates to MSLPMPDRKTADLPGHWLFARLGKRVLRPGGLGLTHRMLADAQLAGADVVELAPGMGRTAKEILQNGPATYIGVEADENAAGVVRSVIGERGRVVTGEASKTGLEGDSADVVIGEAMLTMQTNAHKAEIMGEVFRVLRPGGRYAIHEMVLQPIDVPEAVKDEVRTALARSIKVNARPLTAAEWTELLTDAGFTVEKISYAPMALLEPHRLIADEGLFGALRFVFNVLRDSDARARVLNMRATFRRHRDNMAAIEVIAAKPA
- a CDS encoding galactokinase encodes the protein MITYSAPGRVNLIGEHTDYNGGFALPIALPQRTSVTFTPAETDTLTVLSDRADAPVSIPLSTTPGQTTGWGAYAAGVIWALRDSGFAVSGGTMEIRSDVPIGSGLSSSAALECAVLGALATAAGLNIDRIEQARIGQRAENDYVGAPTGLLDQLSSLFGEVSSALLIDFRDVAVHPVPFDPDASGVTLLLLDSGQRHGHVDSEYAARRASCERAAAALGVASLREVQHRGIAALDAVADPVDGRRARHVLTENERVLDFVAACAELDFAAAGALFNASHSSMRDDFEITTEHIDLIADSAVAAGALGARMTGGGFGGCVIALVPAKLTLKVGDAVRAAVTDAGYPDPEVSRVYAAAGAG